The following are encoded together in the Streptomyces flavofungini genome:
- a CDS encoding transposase family protein: protein MAGVLRAEALWVETFTGLRMGAFQRLLKVVRERGGNGTGMGRPWCLPLDERVLLVAVYYRTNLTMRQMAPLFGVSPATVCRVIQKLGPLLTVEPVTRPSDAVDRLWIVDGTLIPVRDRTVAASSRNYRFSANVQVIIDADTRLVVATARPAPGNKADAQVWRSSGLARHCDGVTVLGDGAYVNTGLIVPHRKRQRRPLLSGEEADNAEHRRVRARIEHTFAAMKNYKILRDCRQRGHGLHHAVRAVAHMHNLALAT, encoded by the coding sequence ATGGCCGGGGTGTTGAGGGCTGAGGCGTTGTGGGTGGAGACGTTCACTGGGCTGCGGATGGGTGCTTTCCAGCGGCTGCTGAAGGTGGTTCGTGAACGGGGCGGCAACGGTACCGGGATGGGGCGCCCGTGGTGTCTGCCGTTGGATGAGCGGGTGCTGCTGGTGGCGGTGTACTACCGCACGAATCTGACAATGCGGCAGATGGCGCCGCTCTTCGGCGTTTCGCCCGCGACGGTCTGCCGGGTGATCCAGAAGCTCGGTCCGCTGCTGACGGTGGAGCCCGTCACCCGTCCCTCGGATGCGGTGGACCGGCTGTGGATCGTGGACGGCACGCTCATTCCGGTCCGCGACCGCACTGTTGCCGCTTCCTCGCGCAACTACAGGTTCTCGGCGAACGTGCAGGTCATCATTGATGCCGACACCCGCCTGGTGGTGGCCACCGCCCGGCCGGCCCCGGGCAACAAGGCCGATGCGCAGGTCTGGCGGAGTTCTGGGCTGGCCCGGCACTGCGACGGCGTCACCGTGCTGGGCGACGGCGCCTATGTGAACACCGGCCTGATCGTCCCGCACCGCAAACGCCAGCGACGGCCGCTCCTTTCGGGCGAGGAGGCCGACAACGCCGAACACCGCAGAGTCCGCGCCCGCATCGAGCACACCTTCGCCGCGATGAAGAACTACAAGATCCTCCGCGACTGCCGGCAACGGGGCCATGGCCTCCACCACGCTGTCCGAGCCGTCGCCCACATGCACAACCTCGCCCTGGCAACGTGA
- a CDS encoding IS5 family transposase (programmed frameshift), which yields MWDRIEPLMPADPARGRRWADHRRTLEAIAWKYRTCSPWRDLPDELGSFQTAHKRLLRWAADGTWERILAAVLAAADDADDIGWTVSVDSTVCRAHQHSAGPRKKGCQAAEPDDHALGRSRGGLSTKVHLASDARARPLALRVTAGQAGDAPAFETVMAAVRVPRSGPGRPRTRPDAVLADRAYSSRAIRSHFRQRGIRAVIPQPSDQIGHRLRRGSTGGRPPAFDAEAYKQRNSVERCINRLKQWRGLAMRTDKLAIAYQAALHLAAILIWARR from the exons ATGTGGGACCGGATCGAGCCGTTGATGCCGGCCGATCCGGCCCGCGGTCGGCGGTGGGCCGATCACCGCCGAACCCTGGAGGCCATCGCGTGGAAGTACCGCACCTGCTCGCCCTGGCGGGACCTGCCCGACGAGCTCGGCTCGTTCCAGACCGCCCACAAACGGCTGCTCAGGTGGGCCGCGGACGGCACCTGGGAACGCATCCTTGCCGCGGTCCTGGCAGCAGCCGACGACGCTGACGACATCGGCTGGACCGTGTCGGTGGACTCCACCGTCTGCCGGGCTCACCAGCATTCCGCCGGCCCCAGGAAAAAGGGGTGCCAGGCC GCCGAACCCGACGACCACGCGCTCGGACGCTCCCGCGGCGGCCTGAGCACGAAGGTCCATCTCGCCAGTGACGCCCGTGCACGGCCCCTTGCCCTCCGCGTCACCGCAGGCCAGGCGGGCGACGCCCCGGCCTTCGAGACCGTCATGGCCGCCGTCCGCGTTCCGCGAAGCGGCCCTGGACGACCGAGGACCCGCCCCGATGCCGTCCTCGCGGACCGCGCGTACTCATCCCGCGCGATCCGAAGTCACTTCCGCCAACGCGGAATCCGCGCTGTCATCCCCCAGCCCTCCGACCAGATCGGCCACCGGCTGCGGCGAGGCAGTACCGGAGGCCGACCGCCCGCCTTCGACGCCGAGGCATACAAGCAGCGCAACTCAGTCGAACGCTGCATCAACCGGCTCAAGCAATGGCGCGGCCTGGCCATGCGGACCGACAAGCTCGCCATCGCCTACCAGGCCGCACTCCACCTCGCCGCGATCCTCATCTGGGCACGGCGATAG
- a CDS encoding DEAD/DEAH box helicase family protein: MDADVRSEAELSAFYAHQDDAVTAIMRIYTPSPRARRPRFRAQLHMAPGLGKTRVAARVADLVAGQGSLLTVVPTRTLLEQTHHVLRAAGRSGPVIAVYSPRGAALAGEPGGGCRRIHGWWCGTRTPVPPRAAGSRCWRRTRAWRTR, from the coding sequence GTGGATGCGGACGTCCGGTCGGAGGCCGAGCTCTCCGCGTTCTACGCCCACCAGGACGACGCGGTCACTGCCATCATGCGGATCTACACCCCCTCCCCCAGGGCTCGCCGTCCGCGGTTCCGGGCCCAGCTGCACATGGCGCCCGGGCTGGGCAAGACGCGGGTGGCCGCGCGCGTCGCGGACCTGGTCGCCGGGCAGGGGTCGCTGCTGACGGTCGTACCCACACGGACGCTCCTCGAGCAGACCCACCACGTCCTGCGCGCGGCCGGGCGTAGCGGGCCGGTGATCGCGGTGTACTCCCCACGGGGTGCCGCCTTGGCGGGCGAGCCGGGGGGCGGGTGTCGACGGATCCACGGGTGGTGGTGTGGCACGCGAACGCCTGTGCCGCCCAGGGCGGCCGGTTCACGGTGTTGGCGACGTACGCGAGCGTGGAGAACTCGCTGA
- the ltrA gene encoding group II intron reverse transcriptase/maturase, protein MGANLRNDPARNGAVDDAAAWHEVDWAKVDGEVRRLRQRIFKAAQQGDLKKVRNLQKLMLRSHSNTLQSVRRVTQQSSGRRSSGVDRERALTPLERGRLTRHIDAESGLRAKPVKRVYIPKANGKKRPLGIPVIKDRVHQARVKNALEPEWEARFDGRSYGFRPGRGCQDAMETIHSVTAKRKARRLWVLDADLASAFDRINHDHLMSVIGQFPARKLVHAWLKAGVMEDGRFSRTEEGTPQGGVVSPLLLNIALHGMEKAAGVRTESFRDGVQRSVMGTPVLVRYADDFVVLCHTKEEAVRIRDELADWMLPRGLTFNEEKTRVVHLDEGFDFLGFHFRRYRDGKVFARPSQDAVRRVRGKIRETVRSRRGAPAKALIAELGPLVKGWSTYYRGSCASETFSSLDRYMFIILWRWAVREHQNQGRVWIRRHYWGQYRPRSKDTWVFGSGQYYLHKFKWTRIIRHVAVRSNASKDDPAMQDYWQQRIRKRKLPSTERRLVLTLAARQRGLCAGCGLDLIEGAEYQPDDVHDWVNWFSASSRALNVHHVVYRRAGGSDEMKNLELRHTACHQQHHAGDHRRELCQPSRPA, encoded by the coding sequence GTGGGAGCGAATCTCAGGAACGACCCCGCCCGGAACGGAGCCGTGGACGATGCCGCCGCTTGGCATGAGGTCGACTGGGCCAAGGTGGATGGCGAAGTAAGGAGACTGCGTCAACGAATCTTCAAGGCGGCACAGCAAGGGGACCTAAAGAAGGTCCGCAACCTCCAGAAGCTCATGTTGCGCTCGCACTCCAACACGCTGCAAAGCGTGCGAAGGGTGACGCAGCAGAGTTCTGGCAGGAGGAGCTCCGGCGTGGACCGAGAGAGGGCTCTCACTCCATTGGAGAGAGGACGTCTGACTCGTCATATTGATGCCGAGTCAGGTCTCAGGGCCAAGCCGGTGAAACGTGTGTACATCCCCAAGGCGAACGGGAAGAAGCGGCCGCTCGGCATCCCGGTGATCAAGGACCGCGTCCACCAGGCGCGGGTCAAGAACGCTCTGGAACCCGAGTGGGAAGCCAGGTTCGACGGCAGGAGTTACGGCTTCCGCCCCGGACGTGGATGCCAGGACGCGATGGAGACGATCCACAGTGTCACCGCGAAGCGAAAGGCGCGGCGCCTGTGGGTTCTCGACGCGGATCTGGCATCCGCCTTCGACCGCATCAACCACGATCACCTGATGTCAGTCATCGGACAGTTCCCCGCTAGGAAACTTGTCCATGCCTGGCTCAAGGCCGGAGTGATGGAGGACGGGCGATTTTCTCGGACCGAGGAAGGAACCCCGCAGGGTGGAGTAGTTAGCCCCCTGCTGCTGAACATCGCTCTCCACGGGATGGAGAAGGCAGCCGGAGTCCGGACTGAATCCTTCAGGGATGGAGTCCAGAGGTCCGTCATGGGAACTCCGGTACTGGTCAGGTATGCCGATGACTTCGTTGTGCTCTGCCACACGAAGGAAGAAGCGGTGAGGATCCGGGACGAACTGGCGGATTGGATGCTCCCCAGAGGGCTCACCTTCAACGAGGAAAAGACCCGGGTGGTTCACCTCGACGAAGGTTTTGACTTCTTAGGTTTCCACTTCCGCCGGTATCGCGATGGGAAGGTCTTCGCTCGGCCGAGCCAGGATGCCGTGCGGAGGGTCCGAGGGAAGATCAGGGAAACCGTCCGATCCAGGAGAGGTGCACCGGCCAAGGCGCTAATTGCCGAGCTGGGCCCTCTCGTCAAGGGATGGTCCACCTACTACCGCGGGTCCTGCGCATCCGAAACCTTCAGCAGTCTGGACCGGTACATGTTCATCATCCTGTGGAGGTGGGCAGTCCGGGAACACCAGAATCAAGGCCGTGTATGGATCCGCAGGCACTATTGGGGTCAGTACCGGCCTAGGAGTAAGGACACGTGGGTATTTGGCTCCGGCCAGTACTATCTCCACAAGTTCAAATGGACGCGCATCATCCGGCACGTGGCGGTTCGATCCAATGCTTCAAAGGACGACCCTGCGATGCAGGACTACTGGCAACAGAGGATCAGGAAAAGGAAGTTGCCGTCGACCGAACGCAGGCTTGTCCTGACGCTGGCCGCACGACAACGTGGCCTCTGTGCCGGATGCGGTCTGGACCTGATCGAGGGAGCCGAGTATCAACCAGATGACGTTCACGACTGGGTGAACTGGTTCTCGGCATCCTCGCGTGCGCTCAACGTGCACCACGTCGTCTACCGGCGTGCGGGTGGCTCCGACGAGATGAAGAACTTGGAACTCCGACACACAGCCTGCCACCAGCAGCATCACGCTGGTGATCACCGGAGAGAGCTGTGCCAGCCCTCGCGGCCTGCTTGA
- a CDS encoding reverse transcriptase/maturase family protein translates to MQSAETVLGVIRERGKQGLPLERIYRQLFNPQLFLMAYGRIYRNSGAMTPGTTGETADGMSLVKIDTIIGALRSESYRWTPVKRVYIDKKGSSKKERPLGLPTWSDKLVAEVVRLLLEAYYDVQFSNRSHGFRPTKGCHTALQDVVRYWTGTRWFIEGDISDCFGSLDHEVMLAILGDSIHDGRFLRLIGTMLKAGYLEDWRWNATLSGAPQGGVASPILSNIYLDRLDRFVEQQLLPEYNRGKLRRHHPEYHRIESREYWARRRGDRSAVRQLRLQKRNLPSADPYDPGYRRLRYVRYADDWLLGFAGPKHEAEEIKERIRAFLRNQLRLELSESKTLITHATSQAAHFLGYEVKAQRCDTKLTGPRRSASGIIGLFVPREVIRQRSATYMSGGKPDQRGVLLHDSDFSIVATYQAEYRGLVQYYLLAQDVWRMNRLRWVMETSMLKTLAAKHKSTVTKMARKYKATIDSPDGPRKCFEVMVERGGERKPLVARFGGIPLKRKRTAELVDVRPWTPNQFSSNELVKRLLADTCEICDSTKDVEVHHIRKLADLNRDDRPARPTWVRIMAMRRRKTLVVCRACHVAIHAGRANFSYRKRSLESGVLGN, encoded by the coding sequence ATGCAGAGCGCCGAAACAGTGCTGGGCGTCATCCGGGAACGCGGCAAGCAAGGGTTGCCGCTGGAGAGGATCTACCGGCAACTGTTCAACCCTCAGTTGTTCCTCATGGCCTACGGGCGCATCTACCGGAACTCCGGTGCGATGACACCCGGGACCACCGGGGAAACCGCGGACGGCATGTCTCTGGTGAAAATCGACACGATCATCGGCGCCCTGCGCTCCGAGTCGTATCGGTGGACGCCTGTCAAGCGGGTCTACATCGACAAGAAAGGAAGCTCAAAGAAGGAGCGCCCGCTCGGCCTGCCAACATGGTCGGACAAACTCGTCGCCGAGGTAGTGCGTCTCCTTCTGGAGGCTTACTACGACGTTCAGTTCTCCAACCGATCCCACGGATTCCGCCCCACGAAGGGCTGTCACACCGCGTTACAGGACGTGGTGAGGTACTGGACCGGAACACGATGGTTCATCGAGGGCGACATCTCCGACTGCTTCGGCAGCCTGGACCACGAGGTGATGCTCGCGATCCTCGGAGATTCCATCCACGATGGCCGTTTCCTGAGGCTGATCGGGACCATGCTCAAGGCCGGATACCTGGAGGACTGGCGATGGAACGCCACGCTCAGCGGGGCACCGCAGGGCGGAGTGGCCTCGCCAATCCTGTCGAACATCTACCTCGATCGGCTCGATCGATTCGTTGAACAGCAGCTGCTGCCGGAATACAACCGGGGCAAGCTACGACGGCATCACCCTGAGTACCACCGGATTGAGAGCCGGGAGTACTGGGCCAGGCGACGCGGAGACCGCAGTGCAGTGCGGCAACTACGGTTGCAGAAGCGGAATTTGCCGAGCGCTGACCCTTACGACCCCGGCTATCGACGCCTTCGGTATGTCAGATATGCCGATGACTGGCTCCTCGGGTTCGCCGGGCCCAAACACGAGGCCGAAGAGATCAAGGAACGGATCAGAGCGTTCTTGAGGAATCAACTCCGGCTGGAACTCTCTGAATCCAAGACCTTGATCACGCATGCCACCAGCCAGGCGGCACACTTCCTCGGCTACGAGGTGAAAGCCCAGCGATGCGACACGAAGCTAACCGGGCCGCGACGATCCGCCAGCGGCATCATCGGGCTGTTCGTGCCACGCGAGGTGATCCGACAGCGCAGTGCTACCTACATGAGCGGTGGGAAACCGGATCAGCGAGGTGTACTTCTCCACGACAGCGACTTCTCGATCGTGGCGACATACCAAGCCGAGTACCGGGGACTCGTTCAGTACTATCTCCTCGCCCAGGACGTATGGCGCATGAACCGCCTTCGGTGGGTCATGGAAACGTCCATGCTCAAGACCCTTGCGGCGAAGCACAAGTCGACCGTGACGAAGATGGCCCGCAAGTACAAGGCGACCATCGACTCACCGGACGGCCCACGAAAGTGCTTCGAGGTCATGGTCGAGCGCGGTGGCGAGAGGAAGCCACTGGTTGCCCGCTTCGGCGGCATCCCGCTCAAACGGAAACGCACGGCGGAACTGGTCGACGTCAGGCCCTGGACCCCGAACCAGTTCAGCAGCAACGAACTGGTGAAACGGCTCTTGGCAGACACGTGCGAGATCTGCGATTCCACCAAGGATGTGGAAGTCCACCACATCCGGAAACTCGCTGACCTCAACCGAGACGACCGACCTGCCCGCCCGACGTGGGTTCGCATCATGGCCATGCGACGGCGAAAGACCCTGGTGGTCTGCCGGGCCTGTCATGTCGCTATCCATGCGGGACGGGCGAACTTCTCCTACCGGAAACGCTCACTGGAGAGCGGTGTGCTGGGAAACTAG
- a CDS encoding DUF6192 family protein, whose translation MADLTRDDEVAAQVATDLLKRPAVTEHVTPAEKVRVVTELTRDDSVAQEVTTSLLRRPAVARKTMRDDTTRMLVNRAQFDNSNETRDRIRERTPAVRAIEHTIEYLDLVGSCHGFVATLGRLVPQLRGQEFTEDERETVCRQIGRVRAAADWLEGALNNGEFTLDEQLVQLLKGE comes from the coding sequence GTGGCCGATCTGACCCGGGACGACGAGGTCGCAGCCCAGGTCGCCACCGACCTACTGAAGCGGCCGGCGGTCACCGAGCACGTCACCCCGGCCGAAAAGGTCCGGGTCGTCACGGAGCTGACCAGGGACGACAGCGTCGCGCAGGAGGTCACCACCAGTCTGCTGCGCCGTCCGGCCGTCGCCCGCAAGACGATGCGGGACGACACCACCCGGATGCTTGTCAACCGCGCCCAGTTCGACAACTCCAACGAGACCCGGGACCGGATCCGGGAGCGCACTCCGGCCGTCCGCGCGATCGAGCACACCATCGAGTACCTCGACCTGGTCGGCTCCTGCCACGGCTTCGTGGCCACCCTCGGCCGCCTGGTCCCACAGCTGCGCGGGCAGGAGTTCACCGAGGACGAGCGCGAGACCGTGTGCCGACAGATCGGGCGGGTCCGCGCCGCGGCGGACTGGCTCGAAGGAGCCCTCAACAACGGCGAGTTCACTCTGGACGAGCAGCTGGTCCAACTGCTCAAAGGCGAGTAG
- a CDS encoding DUF6193 family natural product biosynthesis protein, with translation MHFSRCTGQRWTWDIPCTQPAAGDTYQVSGPLGGLTVGPAATAQGAITMVVQRLPSGCGPVFLGTIEELAAREAAAQKQQTHEG, from the coding sequence CTGCACTTCAGCCGCTGTACCGGACAACGGTGGACTTGGGACATCCCCTGCACTCAGCCTGCCGCTGGCGACACCTACCAGGTCTCCGGTCCGCTAGGCGGCCTGACGGTAGGCCCGGCAGCCACAGCGCAGGGGGCCATCACCATGGTGGTCCAGCGCCTCCCGTCAGGTTGCGGCCCCGTTTTCCTTGGCACCATCGAGGAACTCGCAGCTCGCGAAGCCGCAGCACAGAAGCAGCAGACTCATGAAGGCTGA
- a CDS encoding serine hydrolase domain-containing protein, producing MSDRSQQRVRADRPSPGRRRAAAVVAVLAAALTTGGTLPSSAAPSDGSGDAIRKGMKSLVTHDKFPAALLATVDRDGRAHNYTAGVADLKTKAKVPVDGQVRVGSNTKTFTATVVLQLVGEGKVRLDKPIETYLPGLIRGKGIDGHKITVRQLLQHTSGLPSYTTPMLDAIFGKGRHTYHQPRDLLDIALAQKAQFAPGTSVAYSNTNYIVAGLLIEKVTGRPLAEQIKKRVIDRIGLRHTYFPGVGDESIREAHPRGYHAAKPGAPLKDITKLDPSWGWSAGQLISTPSDLNRFFSALIGGDLLKPAQLAQMRTTIKGPRPSGDQPGTRYGLGLNSVPLPCGGLKWTHGGSTPGYYTSPGVTDDGRAASAAVTANMSPTEKGGAHVDTLVDKALCQK from the coding sequence ATGTCCGATCGTTCTCAGCAGCGTGTTCGTGCTGATCGTCCGTCGCCCGGGCGGCGGCGGGCCGCCGCGGTCGTGGCCGTGCTGGCGGCCGCGCTCACCACGGGCGGGACGCTCCCGTCGTCGGCCGCGCCGTCGGACGGCTCCGGCGATGCCATACGCAAGGGCATGAAGAGCCTGGTGACGCACGACAAGTTCCCCGCCGCCCTGCTGGCCACCGTCGACCGGGACGGACGCGCCCACAACTACACCGCCGGGGTCGCGGACTTGAAGACCAAGGCGAAGGTGCCGGTCGACGGACAGGTGCGGGTGGGCAGCAACACCAAGACGTTCACCGCCACCGTCGTCCTGCAACTGGTCGGCGAGGGCAAGGTCAGGCTCGACAAGCCCATCGAGACGTACCTGCCCGGCCTGATACGCGGCAAGGGCATCGACGGCCACAAGATCACCGTACGCCAGCTGCTCCAGCACACCAGCGGGCTGCCCAGCTACACCACCCCCATGCTGGACGCCATCTTCGGTAAGGGCCGCCACACCTACCACCAGCCCCGCGACCTGCTCGACATAGCGCTCGCCCAGAAGGCACAGTTCGCCCCCGGGACCAGCGTGGCCTACAGCAACACCAACTACATCGTCGCCGGGCTGCTCATCGAGAAGGTCACGGGGCGTCCGCTGGCGGAGCAGATCAAGAAGCGGGTCATCGACCGCATCGGCCTGCGCCACACCTACTTCCCCGGCGTCGGGGACGAGAGCATCCGCGAGGCCCACCCCCGCGGCTACCACGCGGCGAAGCCCGGAGCGCCGCTGAAGGACATCACGAAGCTGGACCCCTCCTGGGGCTGGTCCGCGGGGCAGCTCATCTCCACCCCCAGCGATCTGAACCGCTTCTTCTCCGCCCTGATCGGCGGCGACCTCCTGAAGCCCGCGCAGCTCGCCCAGATGCGTACCACCATCAAGGGCCCCCGGCCCTCGGGCGATCAGCCCGGCACCCGGTACGGCCTCGGCCTCAACAGCGTTCCGCTGCCCTGCGGCGGCCTGAAGTGGACCCACGGCGGTTCCACGCCGGGCTACTACACATCCCCCGGAGTCACCGACGACGGCCGCGCCGCCTCGGCCGCCGTCACCGCCAACATGTCGCCCACCGAGAAGGGCGGCGCGCACGTCGACACGCTCGTCGACAAGGCCCTGTGCCAGAAGTGA
- a CDS encoding alpha-hydroxy acid oxidase has protein sequence MTTSLPRPATPPHPQRITLADFHDAARDVLPAPAYDYLQGGAADERTVRWNAEAYERLALLPPVLTGTAGVDTRCTLYGTELPAPVLLAPTASHGLFHPDAEAATVRGAAAGGALTTVSTFSTLTLEEIGAAATGPWWFQLYVQRDRALTEDLVRRACAAGATACVVTVDTPVTGLRERDLRNGFALPSHRMPANLAGHGAEPGRNAADPGHRGIHDPRIDPAVGWSDLEWLRSISGLPVLAKGVVRPDDARRAAEIGIGVWMSNHGGRNLDTAIAPLVTLPAVAEAVAGRVPVLIDGGIRRGTDVVKALALGADAVAIGRPYVWSLAAAGAEGVTAALSALHREIELALALLGAPDLAALTPDLVRPPW, from the coding sequence GTGACGACCTCGCTGCCGCGCCCCGCCACCCCGCCCCATCCCCAGCGCATCACCCTGGCCGACTTCCACGACGCGGCCCGCGACGTACTGCCCGCCCCCGCCTACGACTACTTGCAGGGCGGCGCGGCGGACGAACGGACCGTGCGCTGGAACGCGGAGGCGTACGAGCGTCTGGCCCTGCTGCCCCCGGTCCTCACCGGCACCGCGGGCGTGGACACCCGCTGCACCCTCTACGGCACAGAACTCCCCGCCCCTGTCCTCCTTGCGCCGACCGCTTCGCACGGCCTGTTCCACCCCGACGCGGAAGCGGCGACCGTGCGGGGCGCCGCCGCCGGGGGAGCCCTCACCACGGTGAGTACCTTCTCCACGCTGACGCTGGAGGAGATCGGCGCCGCCGCCACCGGGCCGTGGTGGTTCCAGCTCTACGTGCAGAGGGACCGGGCCCTCACCGAGGACCTGGTACGCCGGGCCTGTGCGGCCGGTGCCACCGCCTGCGTCGTCACCGTCGACACCCCGGTGACCGGTCTTCGGGAGCGGGACCTGCGCAACGGATTCGCTCTCCCCTCCCACCGCATGCCCGCCAACCTGGCCGGCCATGGCGCGGAACCGGGCCGGAACGCGGCCGACCCCGGGCACCGCGGCATCCACGACCCGCGGATCGACCCCGCCGTCGGCTGGTCCGACCTCGAATGGCTGCGCTCGATCTCAGGGTTGCCGGTTCTGGCCAAGGGCGTCGTGCGCCCCGACGACGCTCGCCGGGCCGCAGAGATCGGAATCGGCGTCTGGATGTCCAACCACGGGGGCCGCAACCTGGACACCGCGATTGCCCCGCTCGTCACCCTGCCCGCTGTCGCCGAGGCGGTGGCAGGCCGGGTTCCGGTCCTCATCGACGGAGGTATCCGGCGGGGCACCGACGTGGTGAAGGCGCTGGCGCTCGGCGCGGACGCCGTGGCGATCGGGCGTCCCTACGTCTGGAGCCTGGCCGCGGCTGGAGCCGAAGGAGTCACCGCCGCCCTGAGCGCCCTGCACCGGGAGATCGAACTGGCCCTCGCCCTCCTCGGCGCCCCCGACCTGGCCGCCCTGACCCCGGACCTGGTACGCCCGCCCTGGTGA
- a CDS encoding ATP-grasp domain-containing protein, whose product MSEHVLVIGSGRDLPTRLRRARAGTRTTVICRLDYLSKLRETTEHTRIIGVSPDAPDDEWVAFAEAVHARHPFTRIVAFGERDQDKCALVGQALGLAAHSARTTALVYDKHAMRVRLREAGIDTTACAQVSDVEELRAFLAAHDTPCIVKPGSGSFSKGITLARDAEEADAAFARAGGGLEDADGTPVLVEQFHEGPQFSVEAFSEDGDHQIVAITRKYSDPLNFVELGHVSPAPLTPAQEKRIHHYVERILDALGIGAGATHTEVVLTESGPQLIETHVRMGGDEIPALAHDVTGVDIADCLIRHTLGEKVLPGIRAALAAPRTPRSSAIWFAALPAPGVLAETTGLDEARAVPGVTEVQLLLPPDAAVGTLESSASRVAHARAIAPSADEALAAAREAINRLTFHLRVHAADQGAV is encoded by the coding sequence ATGTCCGAGCACGTCCTGGTCATCGGCAGCGGCCGAGACCTGCCCACCCGGCTGCGCCGCGCCCGGGCCGGCACCCGCACCACCGTCATCTGCCGACTGGACTACCTCTCCAAACTCCGTGAGACGACGGAGCACACCCGGATCATCGGGGTGAGCCCCGATGCGCCGGACGACGAATGGGTCGCGTTCGCCGAGGCCGTGCACGCCCGGCATCCGTTCACCCGGATCGTGGCCTTCGGCGAGCGGGACCAGGACAAGTGCGCACTCGTCGGCCAGGCGCTGGGCCTCGCCGCGCACTCTGCGCGGACCACTGCCCTGGTCTACGACAAACACGCCATGCGGGTCCGGCTGCGCGAAGCCGGCATCGATACCACGGCCTGCGCCCAGGTCTCCGACGTGGAGGAACTGCGGGCGTTCCTCGCCGCGCACGACACCCCCTGCATCGTGAAACCAGGCAGCGGCTCCTTCAGCAAGGGCATCACCCTGGCACGTGACGCCGAGGAGGCCGACGCCGCCTTCGCACGGGCCGGCGGCGGACTCGAGGACGCCGACGGCACCCCGGTCCTGGTGGAACAGTTCCACGAGGGCCCGCAGTTCAGCGTCGAGGCGTTCTCCGAGGACGGCGACCACCAGATCGTCGCGATCACCCGCAAGTACTCCGACCCGCTGAATTTCGTCGAACTGGGCCACGTCAGCCCCGCACCCCTCACCCCCGCCCAGGAAAAACGAATCCACCACTACGTGGAACGAATCCTGGACGCCCTCGGCATCGGGGCGGGCGCCACCCACACCGAAGTCGTCCTCACCGAAAGCGGACCGCAGCTGATCGAGACGCACGTCCGCATGGGCGGCGACGAGATCCCGGCCCTCGCCCACGACGTGACCGGCGTCGACATCGCCGACTGCCTCATCCGCCACACCCTCGGCGAGAAGGTCCTGCCCGGCATCCGCGCCGCCCTCGCCGCACCGCGCACGCCCCGCAGTTCGGCGATCTGGTTCGCCGCGCTGCCCGCCCCCGGAGTGCTCGCCGAGACCACGGGCCTGGACGAGGCCCGCGCGGTACCCGGGGTGACGGAAGTGCAGTTGCTTCTCCCGCCGGACGCCGCCGTCGGCACCCTGGAATCCTCCGCGTCGCGGGTCGCCCACGCCCGCGCGATCGCGCCGAGCGCCGACGAGGCGCTGGCCGCCGCCCGAGAGGCGATCAACCGCCTCACCTTCCACCTGCGCGTGCACGCCGCCGACCAGGGAGCAGTGTGA